One window of Vespa velutina chromosome 2, iVesVel2.1, whole genome shotgun sequence genomic DNA carries:
- the LOC124946627 gene encoding repetitive proline-rich cell wall protein 2-like: MRIWHIIFFLGLLTLVVCEENEKNIIKNKDAEVENKANSAYTEKRQDKRGLSHLEGGYEGHDSGYGGGDHGGGEISSSGGDGGGYEGGYGGGDDGGKVKQITIVKNVKVPYPVEKKVHYPVEKEVPYPVKVPVPQPYPIEKKIPVPVKVLVKVPVHIPQPYPVEKKVPYPVHVPVERPVPYKVYVPQPYPVEKKIPYPVNVPVPQPFPIEKTVPYTVKVPVHVPAPFPVEKPIPFPVEVPVERPYPVHVPKPYPVAVEKPVPVPVEKPVPYPFKVHVEKPVPYPVEKPVPVHVKVPVPAPYPVEKPVPVPVEKPVPYPVKVPVERPVPVHVSKPVPVPVEKPVPVPVKVPVPVPVHHYESGGSFEGSSDYGSSYGEHSY, encoded by the coding sequence GAAAATAAGGCCAACAGTGCTTATACCGAGAAACGACAAGACAAACGCGGACTCAGTCATTTAGAGGGTGGTTATGAGGGCCATGACAGCGGTTATGGTGGTGGTGATCATGGGGGTGGCGAAATCTCTTCGTCGGGTGGAGATGGAGGTGGATACGAAGGTGGATATGgaggtggtgatgatggtggcaAGGTCAAACAAATAACTATTGTGAAAAACGTTAAAGTCCCTTATCCAGTAGAGAAGAAAGTACATTACCCGGTTGAGAAAGAAGTTCCATATCCAGTCAAAGTACCGGTACCACAACCATATCCGATCGAAAAGAAGATACCTGTACCTGTGAAGGTTCTTGTAAAGGTGCCCGTTCATATACCACAACCGTATCCAGTGGAAAAGAAGGTGCCCTATCCTGTGCATGTACCGGTCGAAAGGCCGGTACCTTACAAAGTTTATGTACCACAACCGTATCCGGTCGAAAAGAAGATACCGTATCCGGTGAATGTACCAGTGCCACAACCGTTCCCGATTGAAAAGACAGTACCATATACGGTAAAAGTACCAGTCCACGTACCAGCGCCCTTCCCAGTGGAAAAACCAATCCCGTTTCCGGTCGAAGTCCCAGTCGAGAGGCCCTATCCCGTACACGTACCGAAACCATATCCGGTGGCTGTGGAAAAACCTGTACCGGTACCAGTAGAAAAACCAGTGCCTTATCCTTTCAAGGTTCATGTGGAAAAGCCTGTGCCCTATCCAGTCGAAAAACCGGTACCTGTACACGTTAAAGTACCAGTACCGGCGCCCTACCCTGTAGAAAAACCTGTACCGGTTCCAGTCGAGAAGCCTGTGCCTTACCCCGTTAAAGTACCAGTCGAACGACCAGTCCCCGTTCATGTATCTAAACCGGTTCCTGTGCCAGTAGAAAAACCAGTACCGGTTCCCGTGAAAGTACCGGTTCCGGTACCTGTACATCATTATGAATCCGGTGGTTCTTTCGAAGGATCCAGTGATTATGGATCCAGTTATGGTGAACATTCCTACTGA